TTTAATATGTTGAATCAAGGTTAATATGCCAAGTGCGAAGAACACAAATCCTGCAGTTTTGTTAATGACTGCTGGACCAATGTAGTTGGCAATAGTAACTCCCATGGTTACTTCGATTGTGACACATAAGGTGAGGGCCAAAGCACTGGCCCCAAAAATTAGCCAACGTTTGGTTGGGTTGTTGCTGGCAATCATTAACACAGCCATTTGCGTTTTGTCGCCCAGTTCACATAGTATTATCAGTACATACGTGGTTAACCAAGTCAGTAACTTTAAACTCATGATCTTGTTCTCCTTAAAAAAATTAATCTAAATTAGCGCCGATTACCCCGAAGATTAACAGGGTTCCAAGGACAATATAAAGTAATGCCGAAGTGAGTTTTATGGTTGCCGGTTTAACAAAACGAGCAATAACTGCCGAGCCGATAATAACCTCTAGAAAAGAGGTACAAATTAATGCCATTGCCGAGCCAAGAGCGACCCATAAAATATGGGCGGGTTTGGCTCCAGCTAAGAGCATCGTAGTAATTTGGGTTTTGTCTCCCATTTCAGATAAAAAAACTAACCCCAGGGTAGAAAAAAATAAACGCCAATCAAATCTGAACAATATTTTTTTCAGCTTTATTCCTCCTTCCTCTTCGACAGCTGATATAATTTTATAGTGTATTGTATTAAGAACAGTCTAAAAAGGTTACCTACCTTAACCCATAAATAAAGCCGCCCACCAGGGCGGCTTTATTTATGGCTAATCAAATATTCTAGAAGGATTTTTCTAAATAATTCGCCGGTCAATGACTCGCTTCGCTTTGCCTTCGGTTCGTTCGATGGTCTTAGGTTCGACCAACCGCACGTTCAGTGAAACTCCGAGTGTGTTTTCTAATTCTCGCCGCAGCTGCTGGCGTAATTGTTCCAATTGCTTAACTTCATCAGCCTTGAAGTTTGGTGAGACTTCAACCAAGACCTCCAGTTGATCGAGGGTTCCCTGCCGATCGACGACCAGTTGGTAGAATGGTTCGATGTGTGGGTTTTGTAGTAATACCGATTCTACCTGGGAAGGAAACACGTTAACCCCGCGGATGATGATCATGTCATCACTGCGGCCAGTAACTTTTTCCATGCGCGCATGGGTGCGGCCACAAGCACAGGGCTGTCGGTGGATGGCTGTGATGTCACGTGTCCGGTAGCGGATTACCGGTAAGGCTTCTTTGGTGAGGGTAGTGATAACTAACTCGCCAGTTTCTCCTTCGGGTAAAACTTCGCCAGTTTCTGGGTCAATTATTTCTACCAGAAAATGGTCTTCAGCCAGGTGTAATCCCTGTCTGGCCGGGCATTCCATGGCTACACCCGGCCCAATAATTTCACTCAGTCCATAGATGTCGTAGGCGGCAATGCCGAGTTTATTTTCAATCTGCTGTCTCATGTAGTCGGACCAGGGTTCAGCGCCAAATACCCCCGCTTTCAGGCTAAGCTCGTGGGGATTGACCCCCATTTCTCCCATGATTTCGGCCAGATGAAGGGCGTAGGAGGGGGTACAGGCCAGCACGGTTGTTCCAAAGTCTTGCATGACCATGATCTGGCGTTTCGAATTGCCCCCAGAAATTGGAATAACCGAAGCGCCAATTAGCTCTGCGCCGTAATGGATACCGAGGCCACCTGTGAAGAGGCCGTACCCGTAGGCAATTTGCACCACGGAATCCTGGTTGGTTCCCACACTAGTCAGGGCCCGGGCCATGAGGTCAGCCCAGGTCTGCAAGTCATTTCGGGTGTAAGCGACAACAGTTGGTTTTCCAGTTGTCCCCGAAGAAGCATGAATGCGGACGATGTCTTTTCGCGGAACGGTGAGTAACCCGAAGGGATAGTTGTCG
The genomic region above belongs to Bacillota bacterium and contains:
- a CDS encoding TMEM165/GDT1 family protein, whose translation is MGDKTQITTMLLAGAKPAHILWVALGSAMALICTSFLEVIIGSAVIARFVKPATIKLTSALLYIVLGTLLIFGVIGANLD
- a CDS encoding TMEM165/GDT1 family protein, yielding MSLKLLTWLTTYVLIILCELGDKTQMAVLMIASNNPTKRWLIFGASALALTLCVTIEVTMGVTIANYIGPAVINKTAGFVFFALGILTLIQHIKVPEKMLIEPFAIFQHLIY
- a CDS encoding phenylacetate--CoA ligase, with amino-acid sequence MYWNKQLECLPAEELTKLQLSRLQAVVERVFNCVPHYRKKLQAIGFAPGDLRSLEDLQRLPFTTKQDLRDNYPFGLLTVPRKDIVRIHASSGTTGKPTVVAYTRNDLQTWADLMARALTSVGTNQDSVVQIAYGYGLFTGGLGIHYGAELIGASVIPISGGNSKRQIMVMQDFGTTVLACTPSYALHLAEIMGEMGVNPHELSLKAGVFGAEPWSDYMRQQIENKLGIAAYDIYGLSEIIGPGVAMECPARQGLHLAEDHFLVEIIDPETGEVLPEGETGELVITTLTKEALPVIRYRTRDITAIHRQPCACGRTHARMEKVTGRSDDMIIIRGVNVFPSQVESVLLQNPHIEPFYQLVVDRQGTLDQLEVLVEVSPNFKADEVKQLEQLRQQLRRELENTLGVSLNVRLVEPKTIERTEGKAKRVIDRRII